Proteins encoded by one window of Bacillus rossius redtenbacheri isolate Brsri chromosome 3, Brsri_v3, whole genome shotgun sequence:
- the LOC134530535 gene encoding TIMELESS-interacting protein yields the protein MFDDEAAVDLGRDTDDLEILIEGGLDSDRVNEDDPDEIQDEAEGNQPNPESTPVQPKKRVVKRPQPKLDPERLRGPRGIATLEHVFKDFKFHGKGQEKHDLDRMMKQLEHWAHRLFPRFQFDECLEKLEKLGHKKPVGTLVKRIRMGLETDDELVERGGKEGEDGSDAGDRLADLGAGADESPLDAFDALLSQQLSEARARTPMPPPRPPQTPQVLSEEQRERMLRNRQLAEERRLAKLRAQQDKSAQQEREAGPSRGQCREVDGNEERRSDEVGEQGTGDAADCRRLETSPPHSPRPDADEGGAGNVTGDMFTTRDDCNASKDNVTSELAMNE from the exons ATGTTTGATGATGAAGCTGCAGTGGACCTGGGAAGGGACACAGATGACCTTGAAATTCTCATTGAAGGTGGCCTTGATAGTGATCGTGTTAACGAAGATGATCCTGATGAAATTCAAG ACGAAGCAGAAGGCAACCAGCCCAACCCTGAAAGCACACCAGTGCAGCCAAAGAAACGTGTAGTCAAGAGACCTCAGCCAAAGTTGGATCCAGAACG TTTGAGGGGTCCGCGGGGGATCGCGACCTTGGAGCACGTGTTCAAGGACTTCAAGTTCCACGGCAAGGGGCAGGAGAAGCACGACCTGGACCGGATGATGAAGCAGCTGGAGCACTGGGCACACCGGCTGTTCCCCCGCTTCCAGTTCGACGAATGCCTGGAAAAGCTGGAGAAGCTAGGCCACAAGAAGCCTGTGGGG ACATTGGTGAAAAGGATTCGCATGGGCCTGGAGACGGATGACGAGCTGGTGGAGAGGGGGGGAAAGGAAGGAGAAGATGGCAGTGATGCTGGCGACAGGCTCGCTGACCTGGGAGCCGGTGCTGACGAGTCGCCGCTCGATGCATTCGATGCCTTACTGAGTCAGCAGTTGTCTGAGGCCAGGGCCAGGACGCCGATGCCTCCGCCTCGGCCGCCGCAGACTCCACAG GTGCTGTCGGAGGAGCAGAGGGAACGCATGCTGCGGAACCGCCAGTTGGCCGAGGAGAGGCGACTGGCCAAGCTCCGGGCTCAGCAGGACAAGAGCGCACAGCAGGAGAGAGAAGCTGGGCCAAGTCGGGGGCAGTGTCGTGAAGTCGACGGCAATGAGGAGCGGAGGAGTGATGAAGTTGGCGAGCAAGGCACGGGCGACGCCGCAGACTGCCGTCGTCTGGAGACATCGCCTCCGCACAGTCCCAGGCCGGATGCAGATGAGGGCGGAGCAGGAAATGTAACTGGCGACATGTTCACGACCCGTGATGACTGTAACGCAAGTAAGGACAACGTAACTTCAGAACTTGCAATGAACGAATAA